Genomic DNA from Salvia miltiorrhiza cultivar Shanhuang (shh) chromosome 1, IMPLAD_Smil_shh, whole genome shotgun sequence:
TCCTTGTCTCTTGTGATATGATTTTcgaattttgatttgtttttgtGAGAGAGATTTTTATGGGATTTGATTTTATCTCAAGGCTTAGTGGTTGATGTTGGTTGGGGTCTTCTCGTTTGTATTTAAGGGGGTGTTCTGATTCTTCATTATTACCTTTCACTTCACAAACCCTTCTATCGAGATTTGTGCAGTGTCTCCCCTTGAAGCCCAAAAGTCATGGACAAAAACACTGATCTTTCTTCCCTCATCAAGAGTCTGATCCAACACTTCGGATCACCGGAAAGCGCAGCCAAACATCTCTCCGCTCTCCCTCAGATGGCCGAATCAACCGACAAACCCTCGTCTTCTCAAACACCGGTGGAAGTCCCAGAAGAAACCTTTCCTCCAGCTCCTTCTCCAAAAGGTTCTCCGAAGAGAAGCACCACTGAGTCGTCTGTTGGGACTGATGTTGCTCCTGTCTCGCTGCAAATGGTGGAAACTCCCATCAATCCTGAGCCGATCTCCACTGTTCCTCCTCTTGAGATCTTCCATTCAAAAATGGCGCCTTGTCCTGGTTCCTCTGTTAAGGTTGATGAAGAACTCACGAAAGGTAAATCTCCTTTGCAAAACCCTACTGTTCAAGCGTTTTCAGAAAAATCCACAGGACATCCAGCTTTTGGTGTTACTCAACATCAAACTCCTCTTACCACTCCAAGCGAAGAGTCAATTCCGTCTTCAAAAGAGGAATCAGCGCATGCTTCTCAAGATACCTCTTTGGAGAGAATTGGGGAAATTGACAAAGAGGCCCTGCTTGATCTTGCCTCACAACCTGGCTCAGATGTTGATAAAGCTTCTGTTGTTGCTGAAGAAGAATGTGCTGCTGGTGATAAACCCACATCCATGGATGTTGATGACCCTGAAAAGATTCCTGATGTTGATCAGGATGTTGATCCAGAAGAAAGCACAGATGTTATTGATGTTGACACCTTTGTCCCTGACAAGAAAAGCCGGAAATGTATAGCTGGGGTGGCCTCTCTCAGGCGTTCCTCAAGGTCAAAATCCACACGGGTGATCCCATCTACTCTCAATCTTCCTAGCCGAGAAGACAGTGATGTTGGTCCAACATCACAGCCTCCAGTTCTCAAGCCAAAGGTTGAACCTTCTCCCACCTCAAAGAGCGGAAAGGTATCTTCTGCCTCTCACACTACCTCTCATCGCATCAGCTGCTCTGGAAGCTCCTCTGAATCAGAGGTTGAGGAAGTCATACTCCACTCGTTTTTACACTCGTGAAGCAAAGAATGCTCTCAAAGTGTTGGCTGCTAGGAAGTTTCATAATGATAGACGTGCGGATGAGGATTTCTTTACAAAGTATAAGCTTGATATCCTTTTGCAAGATAGGAGTATGTGGGGTACGGTTGTCAATGTTTTTCCCTATGATGCTGAGATTGTTAGAGAGTTCTATGTTAATCTGATGACAGAGGCTTTTGACCCAAAATCTGTTAAGTATGGGAAAGTGTTTGTTAGGGGTAAGGTCTTTGATTTCTCCCCATCTGCCATTAACAAAGCATGTTACACTGCGAATACTAACACTGATGATGTTGaggttgatgatgatgagatgaCTAGGGAGTTGACTGGAGGGAAACTTAAGGCATGGACCTCGAAGTTTGCTGCATCCACTTTGTCTTGGAAATATTCTGTACTTCACAAGATTGTAGTTTACAACTGGCTTCCAAGCAAAAACACTACTGCTCTAACCAAGGAACAAGCTGAATTTATCTTTAAAGTTGGTAAGCCATTGGCTTTCAACTTTGGTGAGCAAGTGTTTGCTAACATCTCTCGTGCAGCCTTTAAGTCCACAGGTGGAAGTATGCTTTCTTTTCCAAGCCTCATCTACAATCTCTTGGTTAAGCAAGAATTCCAGGAGAGAGAGGAAGTTGTGCTTGTTGAAGAGAAGAATCTGCTTGAGTTTTCAAAAATCCTCCTCACTCCTGATCGTGTCAAAGATCTCCCCTACAAACCTCCACGTGTTGGTCCTCCTTTGTCTCCTCAGTCTGATGATGATGCTGACTCTGCTGAAGCTGAGATCGACAAGTATGGTGAAGACGAAGATGTTGATCATGCGATTGCTCCTGATGTTGCACTTGATGTTTCCAACATCATTTCTGTCAAAGCCCATCTCACTAAAGAAACATCCACATCTCGTAAAGAAAAGGAACCAGCTGGAGATTCTGAAGTTGAGATTGATCTTGACGTTGCAGAGCTCATCAAGGCCAGAGAGGATCTTCTCAAGCTCAAAAGACAAGTGCAGTTGATGGTGGATCGGACGATCAAGATGGGACAGGACATGCTTGCACGGGTCGACTGTTGTGAACAAGTCTTCGCCAAACTCCTACCTTTTCCTTCTTCAACAAAAAAGGAGGAGTAGTGTTTTCTGCTTTTGTTGGCAGTACAATGTTATTGTTTCTTTGGTGATGTGTTTGATGCGTGGACATCGTGATTTTTTGTGGTGCATGAGCACCTGTTTTTTTGGTAACATAGTTTATGTTATCTTGGTTTTTGATTATCTGTTGGTTCAACATTTATCATATTTTTGATATACCTTCGTATATTGTGTTGGGATCAAATAAAGCAAAGCTTCATTTGATCAACTTGTTTGTgaaagaatattaaattgaattaatactcgattgcccgatgatcgtttcttggattattattaattcatcatacaacgattaaatcctaacatgctcctatgaatttaacagctgcaaataggtgttaggaaaacttacttgagaatcggatgcacaaactgttgatgatcgcgtcgaaagaatctgactccagctctgatcttctcgactgtatcccgctcaattcccaacgttggatggacaacgagctatggaaattcccaagacagaatggccacacacgtttcctgcgcctccctctgctctcaaaaacctaatttttatcagtgtattttcgagagctgacagctgtatttaataatacagaaaagaggaaGAGGCGCCAATCtctatgtgagggccgaaaatctgtcttcttgggctaggagacattgggccagcccagggaccagatacaaggaataaagatgggcctcaaataaattaatttatctatggtcagcccagaccgtaattaatttataaatatcagttcattccactagagaaccgatactgacttacccctttattgccggtgatgagtcggggcttgtatttagacttattaaatctccgtatttaaaatatccgacatccattaattaattagagctctgacagcttaaattaattaatctcttaataattccttaagcagtaccactcaaactttattattacgcctgaacttaatcaacctgcagggtttagcgtaataaaccttattgagctccttaaggggatgtcattatcatataccggatacgggtactaatacagataatcaaatatcatatattaaccgctatcacccaagatacagagtactcgagttagtatataactttcacccatagtaagtcaaagtgatatacgaattaatatatatatctgaatacttattagtattaatatttataagtcaccgagatctttattcttcacttaagtcagatagaagaatacatctcaaactgtggtcctatcaatacgtaatgacgtaccagtatagacaagtagccaagacaaactacttccatctatactgcagcctaaaccaataacttgtcctagagttatttcggctgtgatcatattatatctcttaaggttattccaattatatggtcttctgtgatctacaacacaccatataatctacttatacagagataaagaacatgcatatgcaatcatgaacacaatcagataggagataagaatagtgaaaacatgaatcattgtatacaagcataaagttcttgctttcagtatacaaatccaacaatctcccacttatactaaagcaaaacttttagtatacaatgtgtctaaatactagctattacaaaaacttcacttcatctctcccacttatactgaaagtttttctctaagtgggtggcatcaaccgcaatcccatccctcgagcatgcttctcataggtcttttgcggtaagcttttcgtgaaaggatcagctaggttctccaatgtatcaatctcttttctactagcacatctcctctgtttacgatttctcgtatgatgtggtactttctctctatgtgttttgacgccttgtggctcctgggttccttagaatttgccactgaggaggatatcatctacataaagtgcaaggaaaaccacgtcaccattggcatctaaacggtacacgcaactttcgttctcacaacgagtaaatccataggatttaatgacctcgtcaaaacgtttgttccatgacctcgaagcttgcttaagtccataaatggacttcttaagcttccacacaagatgctcttcgcccttcttcacaaacccttcaggttgctgcatatagatgtcccttccttcttcaaggaagccgtttaggaaagcggtcttgacatccatttgccaaatctcaaggttcatgtgggctgttatggcaaggagtattcggatagacttgagcatggcaaccggcgaaaaggtctcatcataatctatacactgttcctgggtataacccttcgccaccagtctagctttaaaagctgcgacttcgccatccgaatctctctttctcttgtatacccacctactacctatagctaaaaagccatctggtagttcggtcttctcgtatacatccatagcacccatggattctatctcagaaaccatggcctcgtactaagaatctgcatcttgatctttcatcgcttgtctatagttatcagggtcgacatccttttgttcatcaacaggaagtagatccgaagattctcccaagaacataaatcgatcgggttgaactacaaccctcccactacgacgaagcggtggtggtacagctgtgacaatggttcgtgcagtgtcttgtggtgcattcacttgcacactagGCTGGGgtaatggaatcgcctgtccattgccttcgatttcttgaaggacaatctcggacttagacttgtgattatctagataatcgtgttccaagaatcgtgcgttggtgctaacaaccactttctgatccttcggattataaaaataaccaccattcgtttccttagggtatcctataaacagcattagttcgcatctaggctccaatttcctcgcttccttgtctagcacgtatgcaggacaaccccatatctttatatgattcaagctgggcttacgccctgaccataactcaataggagttttaggaaccgatttggacggtacccgattcagcaaataaaccgctgtttccaaggcatatccccaaaacgaaataggcaatgatgcatagctcatcatagatcgtaccatttccataagagtcatgtttcttctctctgctacaccgttctgttggggagtacccggtgcagtcaattgggatgtaatcccaaaatctgacaagtattgcaaaaactcgttcccgaggtattcgccaccgcgatcagaccgcaatgacttgatagatttacccgttctcttctccacctccgccttgaattctttgaatttctcaaagcattcagacttgcgttgaagtaggtaaatatacccatatcttgagtaattgtcaatgaaagtgacaaaatactcataccctccacgagctctagtggacatcggtccacacaagtcagagtgaatcaattctaacacatgtgaggccctattcccctttgccttaaaaggccttgccgtcatctttccctctatacaggattcgcaggttctaaatggaaccgcttgaaaatctttcaagattccatttgaaacgagcctttggatcctatttagattgatgtggcctaatcttaggtgccaagtatgtgtatattgttcatgagaataatacttcctcttattaggatttggaaggatttgtgatgtagatgcaacatggacagagttgttaattggacatgtaatagtatagagagagttgttcaaaattccagaacaaatagtctcgttatctctcatgatagaaacacccctatcaaaaataacagaatatccattcaaaaacaattttgaaacagaaattatgttccgccgaaactccggcacatacaaaatatctctcaaaactaaaatgtcatcaccaaaacataaagataaatctccaatagcaacagctgcgaccttcgacgcattgcccatggagatggtgatctcatcacttgctagctcccttgttggcttgaagccctgcaaggtgtaacaaacatggtcagttgcccccgtatccactacccacgaatgagtagaaaacgaagctaaacatgtttcagttactaaaacttgtgacgtaccttgtccctttgccttgagcactggacaatctttcttccaatgcccaaccttgccgcatttgaagcactttcccttgcccgttggcttgttcacgccgtcggtagggccatctactttggctttaccgctcccactagcctcatgatcatgcttgccctttggacctttccacttctttttcccgcctttcgacgaagaagcagatcccttggcagcaacaaggacctatTTCCCACGGCCCATCACTCCCTCTAccgcaactagagcattcaacaactcattaagagtgtagttgactttgctcataacgacattgagacggaagtgctcaaaagttttggggatagtattgaggatgatatcgaccttggcttcgccttcgataccccctcctagcagatcaagcctgtcaaacaaatttgtcatatgcatgacatgatcgtgcacaggactgccctcgctcatcaagttaaagcgagcagacctctcggactccccataaacctcgctgaggtttaacatgatggtcgctgcgtcatccatgacctgatgctggagttgcaaattttgcgacatagtcatcataatatagcacttggccatattattcgacttgtgccaccttttatgcgcctcatgttccgcatcagtcgactcatcagttaaggccgcgggacgtggagtggtaagcacaaaactgtgctcatcagcgtcaagtatgtacataatatggcgtttccattcggtgtaattaggaccgatgagaggattgtttgctagaatgttaataatcggagacatagacatatctgaaagtaaacaaataaacatgtaaggacatgaagcacataattcgtaacaataatattgtaaccttttgataaaacaatattactgaaacctccaacggctcaaagaatcccatatgcaagccacgttgggtggacgtttacacacgaactcctcaaccagactattcacctagtcatttaatttccatccatgtcaacttaaccttttggcaaaggaaattaatagttggcaccttaactagaccatatcatcatcaagaagggactcctttgggagttgtacattgtacttgatatgatatctaagcaatgaccacattttaaccttgaaaattaaattctcgaaattagcatactcactcggaccatgccgctttcaatttaattttcttggttatcttatttaattccattctccaaagtacttgtgaaaattacacaagtaagccacgttgggtggacgtttactgcataactcccactactttaatggtttaaatattttttatagaaacatcttctgacaaacttatgaaaaacaaatatgaagtaagccacgttgggtagacgtttactcatattgctaatcactttgtctagagaccgcatgtggaggtctaaaataatttttaattactataaaaattattaaacagcttagtctttttctttcaaaaggtttgttcatgctcaagcacataaacctaaacatgcttctctagaacgcaacatgtaaatcatgctcgcagaattctaaaacatatttaggaaaacgataaacctactatcatgcttgtctaagcgcagttaataaacaaatattaacaagcaaagacgtgcaaaagcaggtaaagagcataagggattaacaaccacgacatgcaaagaacagtaataaaagaattaaaattcttcgtgacccattcgtggaaacccaacatctattctattacaaaataaaatagaaaaagaacagGCCCAAAACAGAAtaaaaaactcggcccgaacacatgggcccgtcaagctagggtttgggccccctagggtttgaaacgcagctagggtttgagaaaccctagccgccgccgccgccttccatCACAGCCGCCGCACAGCGCCGCCCGGCAACACGCGGCGACCCGGCGCTGGCAGCAGCCCCTTCCAGCAacctccagcagcagcagctccttgGCGAACTCGGCGGTAGCAGCAGCACCCGACGGCaacagcaacggcagcagcggcagtgcgccgcccgccgggcgcgcaggcgcggccccgggcgcgcaccgcccctgccggtgGCTTCCAGCCCTCGCCCAGCACCTGCCCACCTCGCCTTCAGCGTCCAGACCGACCAGagaacagcagcggccgcgcggtcgcCGATCTGGGCGCGCTGCGCACGGTGTGCACGCACCCGCGTGCGCGTTGCCCCTCGGCACCCGCAGCCCCTCGCTCCCGGTCACGaacgcctcgcctcgcctcgccacgCCTCGCCACGGACCAGCAACCTCGGTGACAGCAGCACGCAGCAGCGCAGccgcctgaccaggcgcgcgcagcGCACGGTGCCGAAGCGCccgtgcgcgcgcggccctcggcgccgcGGCTGCCTGTGCCACACCGTGTCCGTGGCAAcctccttacaccttcctcgtcgttgattcgtcgtcatcctcgtttcgttcctcagttttacagatttacaacggaaaaacaaatacaattgaaatcctaatctaaccacggattttctcgtggtgaaaaacgattacaacgtcaaacgacgtattccacgaatcaacagaccacgaagaacaacagcagtaaaaacaacgcacattattaatcgtacataaattaataatagagccaagaaattaatcctgggctctgataccaattgaaggaatattaaattgaattaatactcgattgcccgatgatcgtttcttggattattattaattcatcatacaacgattaaatcctaacatgctcctatgaatttaacagctgcaaataggtgttaggaaaacttacttgagaatcggatgcacaaactgttgatgatcgcgtcgaaagaatctgactccagctctgatcttctcgactgtatcccgctcaattctcaacgttggatggacaacgagctatggaaattcccaagacagaatggccacacacgtttcctgcgcctccctctgctctcaaaaacctaatttttatcagtgtattttcctgagagctgacagctgtatttaataatacagaaaagaggggGAGGCGCCAATCtctatgtgagggccgaaaatctgtcttcttgggctaggagacaatGGGCCAGCCAGGGAccaatacaaggaataaagatgggcctcaaataaattaatttatctatggtcagcccagaccataattaatttataaatatcagttcattccactagagaaccgatactgacttacctctttattgccggtgatgagtcggggcttgtatttagacttattaaatctccgtatttaaaatatccgacatccattaattaattagagctctgacagcttaaattaattaatctcttaataattccttaagcagtaccactcaaactttattattacgcctgaacttaatcaacctgcagggtttagcgtaataaaccttattgagctccttaaggggatgtcattatcctataccggatacgggtactaatacagataatcaaatatcatatattaaccgctatcacccaagatacagagtactcgagttagtatataactttcacccatagtaagtcaaagtgatatacgaattaatatatatatctgaatacttattagtattaagatttataagtcaccgagatctttattcttcacttaagtcagatagaagaatacatctcaaactgtggtcctatcaatacgtaatgacgtaccagtatagacaagtagccaagacaaactacttccatctatactgcagcctaaaccaataacttgtcctagagttatttcggctgtgatcatattatatctcttaaggttattccaattatatggtcttctgtgatctacaacacaccatataatctacttatacagagataaagaacatgcatatgcaatcatgaacacaatcagataggagataagaatagtgaaaacaggaatcattgtatacaagcataaagttcttgctttcagtatacaaatccaacagtttgTGTAaggtttcatcttcattttttgATCAATGTTGATCGAGAGGTTAAATGCTCTGAATGTTGCTGCTTGTTTTTGTTCATTCTGAGTATGTTGATCGAGAGTTAAATGCTCTGAATGTTGTtgtttgttttcctttcttctGTTTTACAGGTTCTTTTGTTTCTCAATTCAGGAGGAGTTCTTTACTTTTTATTGGTTGTTCCAAACCGATTGTTGGGTCAACATTCAGTTTGTGTTTCTTAAGGTTGTACCTCAAGTGCTTACTTAAGGTTGTACCTCTTGTTTGTTTCAGGGGGAGTGTTGTTACGACATCTCCTCTGGACTGATTTTGAGGTCCACCTCTTGTTTGATTAAGGGGGAGCTTTTCTTACTCTTCCTTGATCTGAGTTCCTGTAACATAGAATTCTTTTCTGTATAtagttttttctttgtttttggtttttgttgcaggaaggaaaagattaagggggagattgttagagtcaatgttgactccgacaatgttgggaccaatgttgataacatacgtgttttcaatgttgggtggaatgttgatagCATTCATGGTGTCAATATTTCTGGgttttcaaccaacattccagagtctgccttgactccatactttgactctccattagtaattgtatatatttaatctttacctttctttcacgttttcttattctttggttgtgaaataaTAGTTTTATGTTTGTTGACCACGTTTCTAATAAGTGGATAGGCGGTTTTGCATGGTTCAAAGTAGTGGGAAGGTTGTTCCTATTTTTCAGGAACCATGATCTCGTAGCCAACATCCCAAGGCTGGTCGACTTGCAGTTATTGAAGATGGATTGCAGCAGTTATAGGAAggttctggaagtgggaagtggatgaaaccaaccacgacatgaaggcctATAAATGCAGCAAGAAGCTTCAATCATCCTTACGTTTTGGAAGTGCATTATCTGCGACTTAACATTCACTCACAACCAATTCGtcattttcctgctgcaaacgtgtcaccggttcttcaaggattgctttgacgaagtagacttaggcagccaatctgtaaagtctatctttgtatcgacgggacgtcgagggcaagagttgaagtgcaaggccattggagcgtagcaggttgtttgctttgtccgattaacttttgttattcggctgttttgggttctgtgttgtatcaacattgtAGTACTGAAAGTAGATAGGTTGGTTGATCTTAGGCAGAtattctgtaaagatagatctccaagaagatccaaatctgtattttgtattgttgattcaacatagtgaatttagccttgaggcactcacgggttatttataatccgtgaaaaaagtattcctgtgtgtttttactttccgctgcatgttggttataatattattaacattctgttgataacattgcatccaacattactcttttctttacacgtttttactttgttggtaatttggggcactaaactctTTCATGTTGAATTGGAGATTTTTAAGTGTAGGTGGCAGCGTCTCCGCTTAATTGATGGCGGCGGTAGCTGAGATTAAAAAAGAGACGAGAGGGAGGAGCGAGACAGTTGGGCGACATCGTCGGAGGTCGAAAACTTGGAAGGGAGGAGCCTGTAGCAGTGTTGTCATTGGGATTCAGAGAAGAGGGTTGAGGGCGGCGAGCCTGACGAGCAATTACGGCGGCGTTTGCTGCTGCTCGATCGAgaatgagagaaagagagggtcCTTAGGTAAAAGCGACGGTCGTGGCTGCGATTTGCGGCTGTCGTCGGAATACCGTTGTTGATTGGTGAGGTGAGAGAGACGAGTTGGGAGAGTATTCATATTTGAGGAACATGACTGCATAGCCTTAGATCTTCAAGCCCATTGGCTTTCTGCCGAAAACTTTAGAGGCGGCGGCAGAGGCCCCATTAGGTGGGTTCGTTGAATTCCTAATGATGTGTTTGCATTGAACCCACGCCGGTGTTGAGAACTGTCTGGGTTTTATCGTTGGATTGAATTAATACAACTATATGCGGTTcgaaattttttatatttgttcGATTGAAATCCATTCCAGCTTGTCGACGCTGCCGCATCTCCTACGGTGTTCTCGAAACTGAGTAGAGTAAttgtttaaaatttgaattgtgTTGTCGATGGCATACTTGACAATTGTGTAGCAGCTGAAATTGTTTATTTCTAAATGAGTAGAATTGCAGCTATTTTTTCCTCTTTTGCTGGTGATGAAGTACGATTCTTTATGTAGAGAAATGAAGTGGACTAGTAGAATAGTCTGTTTTGAGTCTCTGCAGTTTGAGAGTCTGCTTAAACTTAGTAAATATGCAATCTTTTCATATCTCCACTTTTTTAGGCTGCTGGTGGTTGAGTGCCTTTGCTGGTATTATATTTCAGGAGGTCATTTGATTTTGTCTTGTGTGAGTGG
This window encodes:
- the LOC131025281 gene encoding uncharacterized protein LOC131025281; protein product: MDKNTDLSSLIKSLIQHFGSPESAAKHLSALPQMAESTDKPSSSQTPVEVPEETFPPAPSPKGSPKRSTTESSVGTDVAPVSLQMVETPINPEPISTVPPLEIFHSKMAPCPGSSVKVDEELTKGKSPLQNPTVQAFSEKSTGHPAFGVTQHQTPLTTPSEESIPSSKEESAHASQDTSLERIGEIDKEALLDLASQPGSDVDKASVVAEEECAAGDKPTSMDVDDPEKIPDVDQDVDPEESTDVIDVDTFVPDKKSRKCIAGVASLRRSSRSKSTRVIPSTLNLPSREDSDVGPTSQPPVLKPKVEPSPTSKSGKRLRKSYSTRFYTREAKNALKVLAARKFHNDRRADEDFFTKYKLDILLQDRSMWGTVVNVFPYDAEIVREFYVNLMTEAFDPKSVKYGKVFVRGKVFDFSPSAINKACYTANTNTDDVEVDDDEMTRELTGGKLKAWTSKFAASTLSWKYSVLHKIVVYNWLPSKNTTALTKEQAEFIFKVGKPLAFNFGEQVFANISRAAFKSTGGSMLSFPSLIYNLLVKQEFQEREEVVLVEEKNLLEFSKILLTPDRVKDLPYKPPRVGPPLSPQSDDDADSAEAEIDKYGEDEDVDHAIAPDVALDVSNIISVKAHLTKETSTSRKEKEPAGDSEVEIDLDVAELIKAREDLLKLKRQVQLMVDRTIKMGQDMLARVDCCEQVFAKLLPFPSSTKKEE